The Lentzea guizhouensis genome contains a region encoding:
- a CDS encoding glycosyltransferase family 87 protein has product MTPERGGAGGSAHRFGRAALAVLVLLCGLTLLLGFANKDRCTGPAFDQWGRTQPDYDERNKQEVCYSDIQHLWIGRDIDRHVFPYVDGAINEQGILIGGSVEYPVLSGLLIWAGAIFAHNDAEYLLYSSLLMAPFGLLTGYLLGKLARWRALLWAIGPPLVLYAFHNWDLPVVLCSVAAVYVVHRWNRPLVERATVASVLLGLGFAFKVYPAIFVLPLLLFVATGGWQGRELPERVRRAGKKVDVAGAVRVALASIVTVVLVNLPFAIAGYDGWLASFEFQGQRRVDITTNSIWYWGLRPFIGDDAMQSLVGVISPILMLVSFGIAAGYGWLRFRREGSYPWIAVSAAMMCGFMLLHKVHSPQYTLWLVPFLVLMRVPLAWSFAYFVVDLAMGIGIFRWFWAIEFGQPAGIYDSFSAQAVMIGVWGRAALLVALFIAFLKARDVTEDEHPDDRKFLRGAVAAKR; this is encoded by the coding sequence GTGACGCCTGAGCGAGGCGGTGCCGGGGGTTCCGCGCACCGCTTCGGCAGGGCCGCTCTGGCCGTGCTCGTGCTGCTCTGCGGCCTCACGCTGCTGCTCGGCTTCGCCAACAAGGACCGCTGCACCGGTCCCGCGTTCGACCAGTGGGGCCGCACGCAGCCCGACTACGACGAGCGCAACAAGCAGGAGGTCTGCTACTCCGACATCCAGCACCTCTGGATCGGGCGCGACATCGACCGGCACGTCTTCCCGTACGTCGACGGCGCCATCAACGAGCAGGGCATCCTGATCGGCGGCTCGGTCGAGTACCCGGTGCTCAGCGGCCTGCTGATCTGGGCGGGCGCGATCTTCGCGCACAACGACGCGGAGTACCTGCTCTACTCGTCGCTGCTGATGGCACCGTTCGGCCTGCTCACCGGCTACCTGCTGGGCAAGCTCGCCCGCTGGCGCGCCCTGCTGTGGGCGATCGGGCCACCGCTGGTCCTGTACGCGTTCCACAACTGGGACCTGCCGGTCGTGCTCTGCTCGGTCGCCGCGGTCTACGTGGTGCACCGCTGGAACCGGCCGCTGGTCGAACGGGCCACGGTCGCGTCCGTGCTGCTCGGGCTCGGGTTCGCGTTCAAGGTCTACCCGGCGATCTTCGTGCTGCCGCTGCTGCTCTTCGTCGCGACCGGCGGCTGGCAGGGCAGGGAGCTGCCGGAACGGGTCCGGCGCGCGGGCAAGAAGGTGGACGTCGCCGGCGCGGTCAGGGTCGCACTGGCCTCGATCGTCACGGTCGTGCTGGTCAACCTGCCGTTCGCGATCGCGGGCTACGACGGCTGGCTCGCGTCGTTCGAGTTCCAGGGCCAGCGCCGGGTCGACATCACCACGAACTCGATCTGGTACTGGGGTCTGCGGCCGTTCATCGGCGACGACGCGATGCAGTCGCTGGTGGGCGTGATCTCGCCGATCCTGATGCTGGTCTCGTTCGGCATCGCCGCCGGCTACGGCTGGCTGCGGTTCCGCCGCGAGGGCAGCTACCCGTGGATCGCGGTGTCGGCCGCGATGATGTGCGGCTTCATGCTGCTGCACAAGGTCCACTCGCCGCAGTACACGCTGTGGCTGGTGCCGTTCCTCGTGCTCATGCGCGTCCCGCTGGCCTGGTCGTTCGCGTACTTCGTCGTCGACCTGGCGATGGGGATCGGGATCTTCCGCTGGTTCTGGGCGATCGAGTTCGGGCAGCCGGCCGGGATCTACGACAGCTTCTCCGCGCAGGCCGTGATGATCGGCGTGTGGGGCCGGGCGGCGCTGCTGGTGGCGTTGTTCATCGCGTTCCTCAAGGCGAGGGACGTGACCGAGGACGAGCACCCCGATGATCGGAAGTTCCTCCGCGGAGCCGTAGCCGCGAAGCGCTGA
- a CDS encoding GDSL-type esterase/lipase family protein has product MRVIMVLALLLACGASGAPGRGAPVRWLPVWQAVPTLSAATPDPVVRTTVDLTAGGTSVRVRLSNLMGIKPVRVERVVVTANGETRELAFRGSRGVLMKARSEVYSDPVQLVVTKTLEISTYVPSGTPCQARALRTVTSARDHVCLVSAVEVAGFTAPGAVVMFGDSITEGNSSGTWPSMVQTDYAVLNAGISGNGLLTGDAPMITRLQRDVLHSNEVRKVVLLGGINDIQNDISADAVIAGIRTVQLRCRNEGVPVVVGTITPWRGWVNWTEERDRQRLKTNAWIRANVPDAIDFDAELRDPADPLRLRPEFDSGDHLHPNAAAFGAMARLVRV; this is encoded by the coding sequence GTGAGGGTGATCATGGTGCTGGCATTGCTGCTGGCCTGCGGTGCCTCCGGTGCGCCCGGCCGCGGCGCGCCGGTGCGCTGGCTGCCGGTGTGGCAGGCGGTGCCGACCCTCTCGGCGGCCACCCCCGACCCGGTGGTGCGCACGACCGTGGACCTCACCGCGGGCGGCACGTCGGTCCGGGTGCGGCTGTCGAACCTCATGGGCATCAAGCCGGTCAGGGTCGAGCGGGTCGTGGTCACCGCGAACGGCGAGACCCGCGAGCTCGCGTTCCGCGGCTCGCGCGGCGTGCTGATGAAGGCGCGGTCCGAGGTCTACAGCGACCCCGTGCAGCTGGTCGTCACGAAGACGTTGGAAATCAGCACGTACGTGCCGTCAGGTACGCCGTGCCAAGCGCGCGCACTCCGCACCGTGACGTCCGCACGCGACCATGTCTGCCTTGTCTCGGCCGTCGAAGTAGCCGGCTTCACCGCACCAGGTGCCGTGGTGATGTTCGGTGACTCGATCACCGAGGGGAACTCCTCCGGCACATGGCCGTCCATGGTGCAGACCGACTACGCCGTGCTGAACGCGGGCATCAGCGGCAACGGCCTGTTGACCGGCGACGCACCGATGATCACGCGTCTGCAGCGCGACGTCCTCCACAGCAACGAGGTCCGCAAGGTCGTGTTGCTCGGCGGCATCAACGACATCCAGAACGACATCAGCGCGGACGCCGTCATCGCCGGCATCCGCACGGTGCAGCTGCGGTGCCGCAACGAGGGCGTACCCGTCGTCGTCGGCACCATCACGCCGTGGCGCGGCTGGGTGAACTGGACCGAGGAACGCGACCGGCAGCGCCTCAAGACCAACGCGTGGATCCGCGCCAACGTGCCGGACGCGATCGACTTCGACGCCGAGCTCCGCGACCCCGCCGACCCGCTCAGACTGCGTCCGGAGTTCGACTCCGGTGATCATCTGCATCCGAACGCGGCCGCATTCGGTGCAATGGCTCGGCTCGTGCGGGTGTGA
- a CDS encoding glycosyltransferase family 87 protein: MPSPAEPTSAELPAEDTDSLTPQQRVAPTWTESLARTLSRPFGGPLGRHAQVGRHWFWTAVRVVLLLAVLTLLLGYVQKSPCIQQYVDEKGQVQLDWRGSKQFTALCYSDTVPLYTAERLDQRGSFPYITSWKDDEGKPTEHVRYMEYPVVTGLFQWLNARVAQGLVALVPGLPMTVIVYFNITAFWLAVAWLVTVFSVARIARRRMWDAAIVAVSPLVIVHAFTNFDTIATAFATAGLLAWARKKPVLAGVLLGLGGAAKLYPLFLLGPLLLLCWRSQRLKAGLTTTAAAIGAWALVNAPIALNPASHTGWKEFFRLNTERNADPDTIYNVLVQWTGWQGFDPGITQGQPPTVLNTVSSVLFLVCCAGIAYVALSAPTRPRLAQLGFLVVAAFLLTNKVWSPQYSLWLVPLAVLALPRWKLLLAWMTVDALVWVPRMYFYLGTENKGLPIDWFLGAVLLRDAAVIALCVIILKEIYHPERDLVRKAGDDPLAGVLEDAPDRPLVTPARAEPLHRMRPRSDADDHRSRTPDAV; encoded by the coding sequence GTGCCCAGCCCTGCCGAGCCCACCTCCGCCGAGCTCCCCGCGGAGGACACCGACTCGCTCACCCCGCAGCAGCGAGTCGCGCCCACCTGGACCGAGTCGCTCGCCCGCACCCTGAGCAGACCGTTCGGCGGCCCGCTGGGCAGGCACGCGCAGGTCGGGCGGCACTGGTTCTGGACGGCGGTGCGGGTGGTGCTGCTGCTCGCGGTGCTGACATTGCTGCTGGGGTACGTGCAGAAGTCGCCGTGCATCCAGCAGTACGTGGACGAGAAGGGGCAGGTGCAGCTGGACTGGCGGGGCAGCAAGCAGTTCACGGCGCTCTGCTACTCCGACACGGTGCCGCTCTACACGGCGGAGCGGCTGGACCAGCGGGGGTCGTTCCCGTACATCACCTCGTGGAAGGACGACGAGGGAAAGCCGACCGAGCACGTTCGGTACATGGAGTACCCGGTGGTCACGGGGCTCTTCCAGTGGCTGAACGCGCGGGTGGCGCAGGGGCTCGTGGCGCTGGTGCCGGGGCTGCCGATGACGGTCATCGTGTACTTCAACATCACCGCGTTCTGGCTGGCGGTGGCGTGGCTGGTCACGGTCTTCTCGGTGGCCCGCATCGCGCGGCGGCGGATGTGGGACGCGGCGATCGTGGCGGTGTCGCCGCTGGTCATCGTGCACGCGTTCACGAACTTCGACACGATCGCGACGGCGTTCGCGACGGCCGGGCTGCTGGCGTGGGCGCGGAAGAAGCCCGTGCTGGCCGGTGTGCTGCTCGGGCTCGGCGGGGCGGCGAAGCTGTACCCGTTGTTCCTGTTGGGGCCGTTGTTGTTGCTGTGCTGGCGTTCCCAACGGCTGAAGGCGGGTCTCACAACCACGGCGGCGGCTATCGGGGCGTGGGCGCTCGTCAACGCACCGATCGCGTTGAACCCGGCATCGCACACGGGGTGGAAGGAGTTCTTCCGCCTCAACACCGAACGCAACGCCGACCCCGACACGATCTACAACGTGCTGGTGCAGTGGACCGGGTGGCAGGGCTTCGACCCCGGGATCACGCAGGGGCAGCCGCCGACGGTGCTGAACACGGTCAGCTCGGTGCTGTTCCTGGTCTGTTGCGCGGGCATCGCGTACGTGGCGTTGAGCGCGCCCACGCGGCCGCGGCTCGCGCAGCTCGGGTTCCTGGTCGTGGCGGCGTTCCTGCTGACCAACAAGGTGTGGAGCCCGCAGTACTCGCTGTGGCTGGTGCCGCTGGCGGTGCTCGCGCTGCCGCGGTGGAAGCTGCTGCTGGCGTGGATGACGGTCGACGCGCTCGTGTGGGTGCCGCGGATGTACTTCTACCTCGGCACGGAGAACAAGGGGCTGCCGATCGACTGGTTCCTCGGTGCCGTGTTGTTGCGTGACGCCGCGGTCATCGCGTTGTGCGTGATCATCCTGAAGGAGATCTACCACCCGGAACGCGACCTCGTGCGGAAGGCGGGCGACGACCCGTTGGCCGGCGTTCTCGAGGACGCACCTGACCGGCCGCTCGTCACACCCGCACGAGCCGAGCCATTGCACCGAATGCGGCCGCGTTCGGATGCAGATGATCACCGGAGTCGAACTCCGGACGCAGTCTGA
- a CDS encoding GDSL-type esterase/lipase family protein, with protein MSVETESIPQHKRPEVIGKDWQKSTDIAWTTTGDASGFHVLAAQARDGYAWRTVTSFAEPGFDADQWIGNACATASGKKLVVVYAPRTFTNKPDLFERGAFTAIVDLMTGAVSKLPVHSTLAYYSPGCGNGERAVVTQLATELNGKSRLVEVDAAAATAAKPIEVLGQVTSAIPTKDGIVAADAGRLITVDAKGAARTLAKTSSLPFHLKTDSSGGVVFLDSEGGTSYVRRLERVVKNASMSTLAKGPLTELGLTASANGKVFITGKTEEVKQLPATVVRADVPKLSTMSVEGELAVTGVMRAKPQAQSAATTDPAEAHPVRVEAKVAATGKNAAFTVLPNAASGAGRVPSPKLSAAGGELTASGSPNSPLDEESVCAIPRNKAGLEVYQPTPRQVEWAVDYAVTNGLYIQREANWKNSGMATAWKPQELFPPIPLEGGGSVPPQVMLGILAQESNLWQAARFALPGVTANPLVGNFYGVNLYDSDPQNDWDIRWSHADCGYGITQITDGMRKAGREKPDEVALPAHKQLAAVVDFATNIAAGLRILQEKWNQTRTAGMKVNDGDPQWLENWYFAVWAYNSGFKPQNGTGPWGLGWANNPANPNYPRDRTPFLESGYSDAAHPQLWSYPEKVMGWAGHPIEAVVSPGVTASGYMYTWWNNNDYRRKVKPDNYLFCVKTKNDCDEHTSVTPDKPDDPNTPEDESTIGEPIGPCAHRDAAGYYDLRCWWHESSTWKSNCAEQCGHQTNRFRDPDVGYQPDGISYPPNCSPLNLTGVLIVDDSSAPSARACNRQPNSGTFDLQFGSDREGRYPSKIDFHQIGAGFNSHFWFSHTNRNDEFGNKMKVTGTWTLNQPINGWSRVLVHLPDHGAHTQQARYEIHLGNGKTEFRYISQRTEANKWVSLGVYPFAGTPKVRLSSVTQEGRGVDDVAWDAVAFQPLPGKPKHIIAALGDSFSSGEGAGGYYRETDINHGTPQWNACRRSKDAWSRKFTMPGTNGYIGDAADKFPADVELGFVACSGAFTWQIDGGPTGNSYPRSWDTPNEYETANGQFREIRQIESGVLTEHTTLVTLSIGGNDAGFTDVLVNCVSWDCTTDSAKQEHRQWIDEAQPRVQQVLERVRLKAPSAKIVLMGYPELFSRSKACGFGITSTETDELADLAQHMNEKLKQTANNLGSQVSFADPRGRFAGKGACDQDPAINFLVLGPQGDGDFHAGDRMAACLLWDSTCVSRTSLHPNVVGAYVYGRVLEDKLKEINYGQ; from the coding sequence GTGAGCGTCGAAACGGAATCCATCCCGCAGCACAAGCGGCCAGAAGTCATCGGCAAGGACTGGCAGAAATCCACGGACATCGCGTGGACCACCACCGGTGACGCGAGCGGATTCCACGTGCTGGCCGCTCAAGCTCGAGACGGCTATGCCTGGCGCACAGTCACATCGTTCGCCGAGCCGGGCTTTGACGCCGATCAATGGATCGGCAACGCGTGTGCAACCGCGTCCGGCAAGAAGCTCGTGGTCGTCTACGCGCCACGCACCTTCACGAACAAGCCCGACCTGTTCGAACGTGGCGCCTTCACCGCGATCGTCGACCTGATGACCGGCGCCGTCAGCAAACTGCCCGTGCACAGCACACTCGCTTATTACAGTCCCGGCTGCGGCAACGGCGAGCGAGCTGTGGTCACTCAGCTGGCCACGGAGCTGAACGGCAAGTCACGCCTGGTCGAGGTGGACGCGGCAGCGGCGACCGCGGCCAAACCTATCGAGGTGCTCGGCCAGGTCACGTCGGCCATTCCCACCAAAGACGGCATCGTTGCCGCAGACGCAGGCCGACTCATCACCGTGGACGCCAAGGGCGCCGCACGAACGCTCGCCAAGACCTCTTCGCTGCCGTTCCACCTGAAGACGGATTCGTCCGGCGGTGTCGTCTTCTTGGACAGCGAGGGCGGCACGTCATATGTTCGAAGGCTGGAGCGGGTCGTTAAGAACGCCTCGATGAGCACCCTGGCCAAAGGACCGCTGACCGAGCTCGGTCTGACGGCAAGCGCCAACGGCAAGGTGTTCATCACCGGGAAGACGGAGGAGGTCAAGCAGCTCCCGGCAACTGTCGTTCGCGCCGACGTGCCCAAGCTGAGCACCATGTCGGTGGAGGGCGAGCTCGCGGTGACGGGGGTGATGCGTGCCAAACCCCAAGCCCAAAGCGCTGCGACGACCGATCCTGCGGAGGCGCATCCGGTCCGCGTCGAAGCCAAGGTCGCGGCGACGGGAAAGAACGCGGCGTTCACCGTCCTGCCGAATGCAGCGTCCGGCGCCGGTCGGGTGCCGAGCCCGAAGCTCTCCGCCGCAGGTGGTGAGCTGACAGCATCCGGATCACCGAACAGCCCACTTGACGAGGAATCGGTGTGTGCGATCCCACGCAACAAAGCAGGTCTTGAGGTCTACCAACCGACCCCTCGGCAGGTCGAGTGGGCGGTGGACTACGCCGTGACGAACGGCCTGTACATCCAGCGGGAAGCGAACTGGAAGAACTCCGGCATGGCGACCGCTTGGAAGCCGCAGGAGCTGTTCCCCCCGATTCCACTGGAAGGCGGCGGTTCAGTCCCGCCTCAGGTGATGCTAGGAATCCTTGCCCAGGAGTCGAACCTCTGGCAGGCCGCGCGGTTCGCATTGCCCGGTGTCACCGCCAACCCGTTGGTCGGCAACTTCTACGGCGTCAACCTCTACGACTCGGACCCGCAGAACGACTGGGACATTCGGTGGAGCCACGCCGACTGCGGCTACGGCATCACGCAGATCACCGACGGCATGCGCAAGGCAGGACGCGAGAAGCCGGACGAGGTCGCTTTGCCTGCGCACAAGCAGCTGGCTGCTGTCGTGGACTTCGCCACCAACATCGCGGCCGGTCTGCGCATCCTGCAGGAGAAGTGGAACCAGACTCGCACGGCTGGCATGAAGGTCAACGACGGCGACCCGCAATGGCTGGAGAACTGGTACTTCGCCGTCTGGGCCTACAACTCCGGGTTCAAGCCGCAGAACGGCACAGGACCATGGGGGCTCGGTTGGGCGAACAACCCCGCCAACCCGAACTACCCGCGCGACCGGACGCCGTTCCTCGAGTCCGGATACAGCGACGCGGCACATCCGCAGCTCTGGTCATACCCGGAAAAGGTCATGGGCTGGGCGGGTCATCCGATCGAAGCCGTGGTGTCCCCTGGCGTCACCGCGTCCGGATACATGTACACGTGGTGGAACAACAACGACTACCGCCGCAAGGTCAAGCCGGACAATTATCTCTTCTGCGTCAAGACGAAGAACGACTGCGACGAGCACACCTCCGTCACACCCGACAAGCCGGACGACCCCAACACCCCTGAAGACGAAAGCACAATCGGCGAGCCCATCGGTCCTTGTGCCCATCGCGACGCTGCGGGTTACTACGACCTGCGGTGCTGGTGGCACGAATCGTCCACATGGAAGTCGAACTGCGCTGAACAGTGCGGTCATCAGACCAACCGTTTCCGCGATCCAGACGTCGGATACCAGCCTGACGGGATCAGCTACCCGCCGAATTGTTCCCCGCTCAACCTGACTGGTGTGCTGATCGTTGACGACTCGAGCGCGCCTTCGGCGCGAGCCTGCAACAGGCAGCCGAACTCAGGCACATTCGACCTACAGTTCGGGAGCGACCGAGAAGGCAGATATCCGTCGAAGATCGATTTTCACCAGATCGGCGCCGGCTTCAACAGCCACTTCTGGTTCTCCCACACCAACAGGAACGATGAATTCGGCAACAAGATGAAGGTCACCGGCACATGGACGTTGAACCAGCCGATCAACGGCTGGTCACGAGTGCTGGTCCATCTTCCGGATCACGGGGCACATACCCAACAGGCCAGGTATGAGATCCACCTGGGTAACGGCAAGACCGAGTTCCGGTATATCTCACAGAGGACCGAGGCGAACAAGTGGGTCTCACTCGGCGTGTACCCTTTCGCCGGAACGCCCAAGGTACGTCTCAGTTCGGTGACCCAGGAAGGCAGAGGAGTCGATGACGTCGCCTGGGACGCCGTCGCCTTCCAACCGCTACCCGGAAAGCCCAAACACATAATCGCTGCTCTTGGCGACTCATTTTCGTCCGGAGAAGGCGCAGGCGGTTACTACCGGGAAACCGACATCAACCACGGTACACCGCAGTGGAATGCGTGCCGACGCAGCAAGGACGCTTGGTCGCGCAAGTTCACGATGCCTGGGACGAACGGTTACATCGGAGATGCTGCGGACAAGTTTCCGGCCGATGTGGAACTGGGTTTTGTCGCCTGCTCAGGGGCATTCACGTGGCAGATCGACGGTGGTCCCACCGGAAACAGCTACCCTCGTTCGTGGGATACCCCGAACGAGTACGAGACCGCGAACGGCCAGTTCCGGGAGATCAGGCAGATCGAGAGTGGCGTACTCACCGAGCACACCACACTGGTAACGCTTTCCATAGGCGGCAACGATGCCGGGTTCACCGACGTCTTGGTGAATTGTGTCAGCTGGGACTGCACGACGGACTCAGCCAAACAGGAGCACCGACAATGGATCGACGAGGCGCAACCTCGCGTGCAGCAAGTCCTCGAGCGGGTGCGACTAAAAGCACCGTCCGCAAAGATCGTATTGATGGGATATCCCGAACTCTTCAGCCGATCGAAAGCGTGTGGCTTCGGGATCACCAGCACGGAGACCGATGAGCTTGCCGATCTGGCACAGCACATGAACGAAAAATTGAAACAGACGGCGAACAATCTTGGCTCTCAGGTCAGCTTCGCTGATCCGCGAGGCAGATTCGCGGGCAAAGGCGCCTGCGATCAGGATCCGGCCATCAACTTCCTCGTGCTGGGCCCACAAGGTGACGGCGATTTCCACGCCGGCGACCGCATGGCAGCTTGCCTGCTCTGGGACAGTACGTGCGTCAGCCGGACATCTCTGCACCCCAACGTGGTCGGAGCTTACGTGTACGGAAGGGTTTTGGAAGACAAGCTCAAGGAGATAAACTACGGGCAATGA
- a CDS encoding transglycosylase domain-containing protein, which produces MARTARRSWWTGGPQGGPGRPGVPPRNPGEERTTQLPPVNRPPAQREPDLLTHREPDDEFLLAGAPVADDDDDYYDDEPELTDEEERRLRKKKIWKRVRISAFVALGLMILGPVIAIAVTYPLVDWPRPDEIAADQDKTITLKYADGSEMGKITSPGQNRTMLTYEEIPENVKNAVLAAEDANFYENPGFDAKAIVRAVWIQATGGSSGGSGLTQQYIKKATGNEEATLTRKFTELVKAYKMSNESDHNTILTAYLNTVYFGRGANGMKAAAQVYYKKEMKDLTPSEAAYIAGMIQLPSYSEDKEHAAKRWDFVMKQMLQKNWIDQAYFDAQKLPTPLPFEDTQPQSLEGPLARVSQQVQLEIDSDMVGLTMERAQKVGVTVHTTIDPKMQNAAVEAVNAVMNGEDPELRTSLSAIDPITGAVKAYYPGKEGLKGYDYAKGTVQEAGSSFKPFDLVAALKIGKGIGDTYDGTSPRMIGGVPIRNASNSTCGKQCPIKQAMKESLNTVFYDMVANDTGPKAVADAAHAAGIPETVQYEGKPFQTLVGEGGGPPNTGISIGADAARVRPFDMASAYATFAARGMYRPPFFVTKIEAPNGDLLYQHVDKSTPAFDPVEERSRDIADNVTETLKEIPSGRIACAANRPCAGKTGTHELDPKVVGGLVGQNSKAWMVGYTPQLSASVWVGKDSGNQPIRDKAGNPVFGSGLPGLIWKKFMDGALEGYQKEAFPRPKPLGNFNPPKKSEPPTSTPSNTPSNTPSNTPSNTPSNTRPSEPDEPCTGFLCPTGPSKPTSTKPGPGNPTGGRDPGDT; this is translated from the coding sequence GTGGCCCGAACGGCCCGGCGGTCCTGGTGGACCGGCGGCCCGCAGGGTGGCCCCGGTCGCCCCGGCGTGCCTCCGCGCAACCCCGGTGAGGAGCGGACGACGCAGCTGCCGCCGGTCAACCGACCGCCGGCGCAGCGCGAGCCCGACCTGCTGACCCACCGCGAGCCCGACGACGAGTTCCTGCTCGCCGGCGCACCGGTGGCCGACGATGACGACGACTACTACGACGACGAGCCGGAGCTCACCGACGAGGAGGAGCGCCGCCTGCGCAAGAAGAAGATCTGGAAGCGCGTCCGGATCAGTGCGTTCGTCGCGCTCGGCCTGATGATCCTCGGTCCGGTGATCGCGATCGCGGTGACGTACCCGCTGGTCGACTGGCCGCGTCCGGACGAGATCGCGGCCGACCAGGACAAGACGATCACCCTGAAGTACGCCGACGGCTCGGAGATGGGCAAGATCACCTCGCCAGGTCAGAACCGCACGATGCTGACCTACGAGGAGATCCCGGAGAACGTGAAGAACGCGGTGCTCGCCGCGGAGGACGCGAACTTCTACGAGAACCCCGGCTTCGACGCCAAGGCCATCGTCCGCGCCGTCTGGATCCAGGCGACCGGCGGCAGCTCGGGTGGTTCCGGTCTGACCCAGCAGTACATCAAGAAGGCCACGGGCAACGAGGAAGCGACGCTGACTCGCAAGTTCACCGAGCTCGTCAAGGCCTACAAGATGAGCAACGAGTCGGACCACAACACGATCCTCACGGCGTACCTCAACACCGTGTACTTCGGTCGTGGCGCGAACGGCATGAAGGCCGCCGCGCAGGTGTACTACAAGAAGGAGATGAAGGACCTCACTCCTTCCGAGGCCGCCTACATCGCGGGCATGATCCAGCTGCCGTCGTACTCCGAGGACAAGGAGCACGCGGCCAAGCGCTGGGACTTCGTGATGAAGCAGATGCTCCAGAAGAACTGGATCGACCAGGCCTACTTCGACGCGCAGAAGCTCCCGACCCCGCTGCCGTTCGAGGACACCCAGCCGCAGAGCCTCGAGGGCCCGCTGGCCCGCGTGAGCCAGCAGGTGCAGCTCGAGATCGACAGCGACATGGTCGGTCTCACCATGGAGCGGGCGCAGAAGGTCGGCGTCACCGTCCACACGACGATCGACCCGAAGATGCAGAACGCCGCGGTCGAGGCCGTCAACGCCGTGATGAACGGCGAGGACCCGGAGCTGCGGACGTCGCTGAGCGCGATCGACCCGATCACCGGCGCGGTCAAGGCGTACTACCCCGGCAAGGAAGGTCTGAAGGGCTACGACTACGCGAAGGGCACGGTCCAGGAGGCCGGCTCCTCGTTCAAGCCGTTCGACCTGGTGGCCGCCCTGAAGATCGGCAAGGGCATCGGCGACACCTACGACGGCACCTCGCCGCGCATGATCGGTGGTGTGCCGATCCGCAACGCCAGCAACAGCACCTGCGGCAAGCAGTGCCCGATCAAGCAGGCCATGAAGGAGTCGCTCAACACCGTGTTCTACGACATGGTGGCGAACGACACCGGCCCCAAGGCGGTCGCGGACGCGGCTCACGCGGCCGGCATCCCAGAAACGGTGCAGTACGAGGGCAAGCCGTTCCAGACGCTCGTCGGCGAAGGTGGTGGCCCGCCCAACACCGGTATCTCCATCGGCGCGGACGCGGCCCGGGTCCGTCCGTTCGACATGGCCTCGGCGTACGCGACCTTCGCGGCCCGCGGCATGTACCGCCCGCCGTTCTTCGTCACGAAGATCGAGGCACCGAACGGTGACCTGCTCTACCAGCACGTGGACAAGAGCACGCCGGCGTTCGACCCGGTCGAGGAGCGCAGTCGCGACATCGCCGACAACGTCACCGAGACGTTGAAGGAGATCCCGTCCGGCAGGATCGCGTGTGCGGCCAACCGCCCGTGTGCCGGCAAGACCGGTACGCACGAGCTCGACCCCAAGGTGGTGGGCGGCCTGGTGGGCCAGAACTCGAAGGCCTGGATGGTCGGCTACACGCCGCAGCTCTCCGCCTCCGTGTGGGTCGGCAAGGACTCGGGCAACCAGCCGATCAGGGACAAGGCCGGCAACCCGGTCTTCGGTTCGGGCCTGCCCGGCCTGATCTGGAAGAAGTTCATGGACGGCGCGCTGGAGGGTTACCAGAAGGAGGCCTTCCCGAGGCCGAAGCCCCTCGGCAACTTCAACCCGCCGAAGAAGTCCGAACCGCCGACCAGCACGCCGTCCAACACCCCGTCGAACACGCCGTCCAACACCCCGTCGAACACGCCGTCGAACACGCGGCCGTCGGAACCGGACGAGCCGTGCACCGGCTTCCTGTGCCCGACCGGCCCGTCGAAGCCGACGTCGACGAAGCCAGGACCCGGCAACCCCACAGGTGGCCGAGATCCGGGTGACACGTAG
- a CDS encoding DUF5318 domain-containing protein, translating into MLTQRQVVDYSLQRRALLAEVYSGRTGTMEVCDASPYLLRAAKFHGTQTEVPCPVCRKEPLTHVSWVYGDELKHATGSARTPEELVRMATLFDEFTVYVVEVCRTCSWNHLVQSYVLGKRGLEKPRRRTAAE; encoded by the coding sequence GTGTTGACCCAACGGCAGGTCGTGGACTACTCGCTGCAGCGGCGTGCGCTGCTGGCGGAGGTCTACTCCGGCCGGACGGGCACCATGGAGGTCTGCGACGCGAGTCCGTACCTGCTCCGAGCTGCGAAGTTCCACGGAACGCAGACGGAGGTGCCCTGCCCGGTGTGCCGCAAGGAACCACTCACCCACGTGTCGTGGGTCTACGGTGACGAGCTGAAGCACGCGACCGGCTCGGCCCGCACACCTGAAGAACTCGTCCGGATGGCAACACTCTTCGACGAGTTCACCGTGTACGTGGTCGAAGTCTGTCGCACGTGCAGCTGGAACCACCTGGTGCAGTCATACGTCCTGGGGAAGCGTGGGCTGGAAAAGCCACGCAGGAGGACTGCGGCGGAGTGA